A single region of the Triticum dicoccoides isolate Atlit2015 ecotype Zavitan chromosome 2B, WEW_v2.0, whole genome shotgun sequence genome encodes:
- the LOC119367959 gene encoding E3 ubiquitin-protein ligase HERC2-like, translating to MECPMDTTASNAALVIEFHNIVNDAAAPRSPSPDPEAELMKRHFSGEEAVGQFPLTASPSILLHVLSSSDLDPKDLAALEATCKFFRNPAKFPPDLELSLPELAAFDMCQHRPMFNLMKPEEKEWLKQRCGGSWKLVLGYILVGEKNCRCGKSQVNAGPGHSIVVTASGAVYSFGMNSSGQLGLGDTEDKFKPCLIRSLQGTRITHAAVGSSRTMLVSDTGSVYVFGIDTFGGYSLNGMPATDYVNSPKVVESLKGIFVVQATIGGFFSAVLSREGRVYTFSWGHEERLGHNTDSADVEPRLLSGPLENVPVAQIAAGNCYLLVLAYQPTGMSVYSVGCGQGGKLGHGDKNSEGVPQLISHFEGINARPVSISAGAWHAAVLSSDGRVLTWGWGFQGCLGHGYAEECATLPMAVEISNAVHVSAGQYCTFVMTDNGDVYSFGWKGAYNLGLQDEDEEENQGVLSPKLVASLTGLNERFVQISPTNAYDWHNRSTGVSHTVALTESGKVYAFGGGGSGQLGIKLAEGKEAMPPLQVDVDLA from the exons ATGGAGTGCCCAATGGATACTACAGCAAGCAACGCCGCCCTGGTTATAGAATTCCACAACATAGTGAATGATGCTGCTGCCCCGCGTTCTCCCTCGCCGGATCCAGAAGCTGAACTTATGAAGCGCCATTTCTCTGGAGAAGAAGCCGTAGGGCAATTCCCCCTAACCGCGAGCCCATCCATTCTCCTCCATGTGCTCTCATCCTCTGACCTGGATCCTAAAGATCTTGCTGCTTTGGAG GCTACATGTAAATTCTTCAGAAACCCCGCAAAGTTCCCACCAGACTTGGAATTATCACTTCCAGAACTTGCAGCATTCGACATGTGCCAGCATAGGCCCATGTTTAACCTAATGAAACCGGAAGAGAAGGAGTGGCTGAAGCAACGGTGCGGGGGCTCTTGGAAGCTTGTTCTTGGATACATTTTGGTCGGCGAGAAGAATTGCCGCTGCGGGAAATCTCAGGTCAATGCTGGACCAGGCCACAGCATTGTGGTCACCGCAAGTGGGGCCGTATACTCATTTGGCATGAATTCCTCGGGCCAGCTTGGCCTTGGGGACACAGAAGACAAGTTCAAGCCATGCCTTATCAG GTCTCTGCAAGGCACCAGGATCACGCATGCCGCGGTTGGATCGAGTCGAACAATGCTTGTGAGCGACACGGGAAGTGTCTACGTATTTGGAATCGACACCTTTGGGGGGTATAGCTTGAATGGAATGCCTGCTACTGACTACGTTAACAGTCCCAAGGTAGTGGAGTCACTGAAGGGCATCTTTGTAGTGCAAGCAACTATAGGAGGCTTCTTCTCGGCGGTTCTGTCCAGAGAGGGTCGGGTTTATACTTTCTCCTGGGGCCACGAGGAGAGGCTAGGCCATAATACAGATTCCGCCGATGTCGAGCCTCGTCTTCTCTCTGGGCCTCTTGAGAATGTACCTGTTGCGCAGATTGCTGCCGGCAATTGTTACCTCCTTGTGTTAGCCTACCAGCCCACCGGAAT GTCGGTGTACTCTGTGGGCTGTGGTCAAGGAGGCAAGCTTGGGCATGGGGACAAGAACAGCGAGGGCGTCCCTCAGCTGATATCACACTTCGAGGGAATCAACGCAAGGCCAGTGTCAATCTCAGCCGGTGCTTGGCACGCAGCGGTCCTGAGCAGCGACGGCCGCGTGCTCACCTGGGGATGGGGTTTCCAAGGCTGCCTAGGACATGGATACGCCGAAGAATGCGCGACCCTCCCGATGGCGGTGGAAATCTCCAATGCTGTCCACGTTTCAGCTGGCCAGTACTGCACCTTTGTCATGACGGATAATGGTGATGTCTACTCCTTTGGGTGGAAGGGAGCCTACAACCTAGGCTTGCAG gacgaggacgaggaggagaatcaGGGTGTCCTGTCTCCCAAGTTGGTCGCCTCACTCACCGGGCTAAACGAAAGGTTTGTGCAGATCAGCCCGACGAATGCCTATGATTGGCACAACAGAAGTACAGGGGTGTCTCATACGGTTGCCCTCACCGAATCCGGCAAGGTGTACGCGTTTGGAGGAGGTGGCTCGGGTCAGCTTGGCATCAAGCTTGCCGAGGGCAAAGAAGCTATGCCCCCTCTCCAGGTTGACGTCGATCTCGCCTAG
- the LOC119364658 gene encoding protein STICHEL-like 2 produces MTDMRRHSVSVDVPLSRTLVQLKRVRSLRDPATNSMSKYASPSDSMIWETASSNGAMMEGSRSAHHHLIEEDVDLEAEATMGSERSFRAPNARTASYRKSSVVRIRGLNPPRNKQVHRVRGDGHRKSVDSNHSNHSSLRQLANNIVTNVVEEKEEEEVNSYERVLPEKSEEEVKRRSKFKGKSSAAMSRVGSPCMSASEARSVGSRRSTVGHGTEDTQVRSNDVVGPNFSGCGISYCWSGASKYRDLYSDSDGPEQPLLSPEGTEVPFQENVPYTETPRCLSQKFRPRSFSELIGLNVVAQSLLYSSCKGKIAPMYLFHGPRGTGKTSTARIFAAALNCLSLEEQRPCGFCKECVILFSGRSRDVKEIDAAKMDRLGRVKALLKSASLVPYSSRFKVFIVDECHLLLEDAWSAIVKSLDEPYRHAVYIMITSDLDSLPRTSVTHCQKFHFPKIKVADIVNRLERICVDEGLEFDHDALHFIAAKSNGSLRDAEIMLDQLSLLGKRVTISLVHELVGLVSDDELIELLDLALSSDTTNTVRRARELMASSVDPLQLVSQLANLIMDILSGRCQSAVTEVSKSFLGRYALADVGIEKLRHALKILSEAEKQLRTSRNKATWVTVALLQFGSSESDIVAETNDMHARSATGYTDDWVSKVNSSSNFCDACNSNKSNCSERHCRRLKLENIWRRATGKCQSRSARSFLKKEGILSSVHVTEEVAIAEVGFSHPDHLSRAEKMQSLIQGVLQHVLGFNVEIRFKLVPCAARKDARSKRHSFSLLGCSGRKQELSDSTVTDEDEPVRHGARETPLKGYSSSQQPSPFIVQRVDSKPTVHGSEDDARSTLTSNRSMTDDLTRTCRSEANYSKGASEQGRFDSIQEPDLQPNCFSRTLKLQKRFFSSDAAHTICFRIQPHNKMGFLPKKEFDTYFCTYGPYEQCPRSNSRATYGSRDEDLSIKTSSGFGSNLLCWKGPKQSI; encoded by the exons ATGACTGACATGAGGCGCCACTCGGTCTCCGTGGACGTCCCACTGTCAAGAACCCTGGTGCAGCTCAAGCGAGTGAGGTCGCTGCGGGATCCAGCAACAAACTCTATGAGCAAGTATGCATCTCCTTCTGACAGTATGATCTGGGAGACTGCTTCTAGCAATGGAGCGATGATGGAAGGAAGCAGGTCAGCACACCATCATTTGATTGAGGAGGATGTGGATTTGGAAGCCGAAGCTACAATGGGGTCAGAGCGAAGCTTCCGGGCACCAAATGCAAGAACTGCATCTTACAGGAAATCTTCAGTTGTCAGGATCAGAGGCTTAAACCCACCAAGAAACAAGCAAGTTCATCGTGTCCGCGGAGATGGTCACAGGAAATCAGTGGATTCTAACCACTCTAATCATAGCTCTCTTAGGCAGTTGGCAAACAATATAGTAACCAACGTGGtggaggagaaggaagaggaggaggtgaatTCCTATGAACGGGTGTTGCCAGAGAAGAGCGAGGAAGAAGTGAAAAGGCGTTCCAAATTCAAGGGCAAGTCTTCTGCTGCAATGAGCCGCGTTGGCAGCCCTTGTATGTCTGCCAGTGAAGCGCGCTCAGTTGGGTCCAGAAGAAGCACAGTAGGGCATGGAACTGAGGACACACAAGTGAGGTCGAATGATGTTGTAGGACCAAACTTCAGTGGATGTGGTATAAGCTACTGCTGGTCAGGAGCATCAAAGTACCGCGATCTTTATTCCGATAGTGATGGTCCAGAGCAACCTCTCCTATCCCCAGAGGGGACTGAGGTACCGTTCCAAGAAAATGTACCATACACTGAGACACCAAGGTGTTTAAGCCAAAAATTTCGCCCTCGATCCTTCAGTGAACTGATTGGCCTCAATGTGGTTGCTCAGTCCCTCTTGTATTCCTCTTGCAAAGGGAAGATTGCTCCAATGTACTTGTTCCATGGCCCCCGGGGTACAGGCAAGACGTCTACGGCACGCATTTTTGCTGCTGCTCTAAATTGCCTCTCTCTTGAAGAGCAAAGGCCATGTGGGTTCTGTAAAGAGTGTGTTATTCTCTTCTCTGGGAGGAGCAGAGATGTAAAAGAAATTGATGCAGCAAAAATGGATCGCTTGGGTCGCGTAAAGGCACTTCTCAAGAGCGCATCTCTTGTCCCATACTCGTCACGCTTCAAGGTTTTCATAGTTGATGAATGCCATCTGTTGCTAGAAGATGCCTGGTCGGCAATAGTGAAGAGTCTTGATGAGCCATACCGGCATGCTGTCTACATTATGATTACTTCTGATCTAGATAGCTTGCCTCGCACTTCCGTCACACATTGCCAGAAGTTCCATTTTCCAAAGATAAAGGTTGCAGATATTGTCAACAGGTTGGAGAGAATCTGCGTAGATGAGGGGTTAGAATTTGACCATGATGCGTTGCACTTCATTGCTGCAAAGTCTAATGGTTCTCTTAGAGACGCTGAAATAATGCTGGATCAACTTAGTTTGCTTGGGAAGAGGGTCACAATTTCTCTTGTGCATGAACTT gtaggattggtgtcTGATGATGAGTTGATTGAGTTGCTTGATCTAGCACTGTCATCGGACACAACCAACACGGTTAGACGAGCTCGGGAACTTATGGCGTCGTCGGTTGATCCTCTGCAGCTGGTCTCTCAGCTGGCAAACCTTATTATGGACATTCTCTCAGGACGATGTCAATCCGCGGTCACTGAAGTCAGCAAAAGTTTCTTGGGAAGATATGCGT TGGCAGATGTTGGTATAGAGAAACTAAGACATGCACTGAAAATACTGTCAGAAGCTGAAAAACAGTTGAGGACATCAAGAAATAAGGCAACTTGGGTTACTGTTGCACTTTTGCAGTTTGGCAGCTCTGAATCTGACATAGTAGCAGAAACAAATGACATGCATGCACGCTCAGCAACAGGATATACAG ATGACTGGGTATCCAAGGTAAACTCAAGCTCCAATTTCTGCGATGCGTGTAACAGCAACAAGTCCAACTGTTCTGAGAGACACTGTAGACGGCTTAAGCTTGAAAACATCTGGAGGAGAGCCACTGGGAAGTGTCAATCAAGATCAGCCAGAAGTTTCCTCAAGAAAGAAGGAATCCTATCATCAGTCCATGTTACCGAAG AGGTGGCTATAGCTGAAGTTGGATTTAGTCACCCGGATCACCTATCAAGGGCAGAGAAAATGCAAAGCCTGATACAAGGAGTACTGCAGCACGTTCTCGGGTTCAATGTGGAGATCAGATTCAAACTTGTCCCGTGTGCTGCGAGGAAAGATGCAAGGTCGAAGAGACACTCATTCAGCCTGCTCGGCTGCTCGGGACGAAAGCAAGAGCTGTCAGATTCCACAGTGACAGATGAGGATGAACCTGTGAGGCATGGAGCAAGAGAAACACCTCTGAAAGGCTACTCCTCTAGTCAGCAGCCATCGCCATTCATTGTGCAACGTGTTGATTCTAAGCCAACAGTTCATGGCTCCGAGGACGATGCCCGGAGCACCTTGACATCAAACAGATCCATGACTGATGACCTGACAAGGACATGTAGGTCGGAGGCTAACTACTCCAAGGGCGCAAGTGAGCAGGGTCGTTTCGACAGCATCCAGGAGCCCGACCTTCAGCCGAATTGCTTCTCACGAACATTGAAGCTTCAAAAGAGGTTCTTCTCGTCGGATGCAGCACACACAATCTGTTTCAGGATCCAGCCACACAACAAAATGGGTTTCCTACCTAAGAAAGAATTCGATACATATTTCTGCACATATGGGCCCTATGAGCAGTGTCCAAGATCGAATTCGAGAGCTACTTACGGTTCAAGAGATGAGGACTT GTCCATCAAGACTTCTTCTGGGTTTGGTTCGAACCTGCTCTGCTGGAAGGGCCCTAAACAGTCAATCTAA